The Anolis sagrei isolate rAnoSag1 chromosome 6, rAnoSag1.mat, whole genome shotgun sequence genome includes the window ACTGCCCAGTTTTCCCCACACAGAAATATTCTTGGAATGATGATAGATCAGCTTCTGATGAGTCCTTACACATGTATTTTAATGTTGGCGGTCTAAAATAGATGGTCAGATAGTTTATTGGTCTAGCTTATATAATACCTCTATTTTGCCAACTACTCAAAGTTTCATATTTCTTAGAAGTTTAGCAggatcagtcctggttagtatagTATGACCTCCATAACCACAGAACTGGTAAACATGGTTTCACACACCTGCATCTGATAAAATGTGTCATGTTTAGGACTTTTCTAGTTCCTCCAGGTGAggctatggtatgcttccactggAAGTTATCAGAGTTGCATTGGTTGGCATAGCAAATTTCTATACCCGTTGTCTGAATTGtataggtcctccaacacaactatATAATGAGTTCTgctggaagtcattcatttcaatagagttcattatactgtttccatggtaagttcaggGACATACCCTCTTTGGATTCTGGTATTGTACTGTATTCAGATTAGAGGTTGCCAATGaataagtgactggcttgactctgaagtagctgggggtggtgacggcagacagggagctctggcgtgggctggtccatgaggccatgaagcgactgaatgaataaacaacaacaaacaacaatgaatattgggtgctgtaggctatgtttcagatgAAGGGACTGATtaatcacctctgaatattcaTTATCACAATACTATTGCCATAATTGTAAATGCTCCTCCAGGGCCTCCAGGACCTTAACCATCAGTTGTATCAAGTGATAATCAGAAGCAGGACCACTGCTAAGTGACCACATACGGGCCACTTGCTGGTAGTAGGCACATGGAAATGTCATCTCCCCATTCTTCACTCAGTGTGTCTGCTGGCTATGAAGGTGTGCTTGTGAGGTCAGAGGAGGAGAAGTTATTTAGTTACAGATACATAAGTACATAGTTGATGTAGGCTATTACAAGCAATACATGAAGCATGGTTTTAAATTATTATCTGTCTTTTTGTTTCAGGTTCCCATTTGTCCCGTACTCGTCAGGGTAAGTTGTTATTTAGCTCAAGCAAGTCATTAAACACAATCCCCATTTATGAAATTTGTGCCCTAAACAACATTATATATGGACAGTGTGTGttttataattcatatttatttatatgctttgcattgttattattttaatagttttgttgttattgggcagtatacaaatatacaatctgAGCTTGTTTGATCATTTGTGGTGGCTGCATTAGAGAGTAAATCATGATGGGCAGGGATTGCATAGATCTGTCTGACCACATGGTCTTCTCTATATACCCTGCTCGCCTCCATATAGGCAGAGGATGATGCCAACCTATCAGCAACACCACTTAGGTTTGCTCTGTCATCTACACTTTGAACTGGGTCTAGAAATTAAATGGAACCCAATACAGTTTATTTAGCCAATGGGGAATGGTGCAATAtcctcctggttttcatctgaacTTTTAAGAAGTTATCCAAGATGTTAGTCTCTGAGCCCAAAGCAGGTTCCGCATATAACTCTTTCAAAATTCATATTAAAATCCAGGATGGAATCAGCACTCCGTTGATAGCACTGAAGTCACCATAGTCTACCAGGGATTAAGAAATGAACCACATGCTCCcagtgaggccccttctacactgccatctaaaattcagattatctgctttgaactggattatatagcagcatagactcatataatccagttcaaagcagataatgtggattatttgctttgataatctggtttatatgacagtgtagaaggggccgtgTGGCTCTTATTAACACCTGAGATGCTTGCTCTGTAGTTACTGAGTTGGGCTGGGCTGTTCAAAGGCAGTCCAATGTAGATAATAACCCATTTAATTTAATGTGAACTAAATAAAGTATGTATGTGTGGTATGGAGAGACCTGTAGTTTGTACCACAGGCCAAACAGTATTGAGTTTAATCCTCTGTACTCCTTTCTTTTCCAGTATGTGGCCGACCAGCTACCCTGAATAGGAATGTTGGGGGTGAGGACTCTGTAGAAGGCGAGTGGCCATGGCAGGCAAGTGTGAGGAAGATGGGCAAACATATATGTGGAGGGGCCCTCATCACCCATGAGTGGGTGGTGACAGCAGCACATTGTTTCCAACCGTGAGTTTAATTAACATCCAAGACACTTCCAACAAAGTAAATTTTAAGTCATTGTAGAAATGTTCCCTCACACCTATTTTTGATCCATCTTCTTGCAGAGATGATGATCCATACCGATATACTGTGGTCTTAGGTGCCAACAACCTGGAAAATTCCCGACCCCACAAGCAATCCATAGGAGTTGGAAATATCATCAGAAACCCACGATATGCAGGGGAGGCTACAAGTGGAGACATTGCCTTAGTACGGTTGGCTCATCCAGTGAGATTCACAAATTACATCATTCCAATATGTGTGCCTACAGCCAATGTGGAGTTCCCCCCTGGCATGAAGTGTTGGGTCACTGGATGGGGAGACATCAGTGAAGGACGTAAGTACTGGAAGAGGATGTAACAGTTCCTTGCCTAggaaatatataaaacatattcCTCCTTTTAGAAAacatcccaattggatggccccccacgagggtctgccttgggggcaaaccaagaatgggcaacttggaagtctctgaacagactcagaagtggagttggcagatcaaaagacaacctggtaaaatggtactacctaaaagaatcctccactttgtgtgactgtggagcagaacagacaactttgcatctgtatgcttgtctgcaaaggaagaattgtttgagaccagtcatgtagccggggggggggggggggggggaggggggggcttgaggggcttcagccccccccccccccgaaattctcatggtggttcgcgaaaaggccttactggtgcattatttaaactgttatgtttattcatatcatgatctgatcaccatgctcaatatatcccatatgcatggggtattggggtaatgatacaaaaggtttgctagggtagaccctctttcactcagactcagcccccctgaaactcagccccccccgaaccccccccctttGAAAAAAACTCAggtccccccgaatcaaaatcctggctacgggcctgtttggggctacagacaatgcagtcactgttgcctgtttttgatgAAAAGATAATTAGCCACTTgtgctaaacaaacaaacaagttttTAAGTTTATTTGCATCCTAGTTTGACAAGTGAAATACAGGAGAAGGCTTTTGTACCTTTAAGAGTTGTGtagagagggaatttcagcaggtgttgctagTCACATGAGCTTTAAAGGTATAGGATCCCTGTCCTGTACTTCACCAGGAAGTCCTATTGCATCTTTccatttctgtttctttgttgggAATTGTTATGCCAactgcactggctgccagtttgctactgggcacaattcaaagtgctggctttagcctataaagctataaagagttctggcccagcttacctgtctgaacgtatctctccctatgaaccatctaaaagtttaagatcatccagggaggccctgctctcaatcccgcctttttcacaggtgcgactggtgaggatgagaggcagggccttctcagtggtggcttctcagttgtggaacgctctcccccgggatattagatcagcactctccctcttgaccttccggaaaaaagtgaaaacttggctatttgAACAAGACTTTGAAatctaatgcaacagtcaaacaCGGAATTAGATGAAAGTAAACATTGGAACTGCTCAGACAACGATTTTTGGACAATGAgactaacaatgaaggcattggttttgtgtgtttttaaaggttttattgaATGTACTTTTAATTCTGTTAGTTGTATATTGTTAGACATCAAAGTGCTtcctggttgtaagccgccttgagtcaccttcggatttgagaaaggtgggatagaaatatcataaataaataaacaaataataattaaacaATGCAATGAAACCGAATCGTAGATTCAAGAACTGAAAGGGGTTTTGGAAGTCATCTATTCCACTGTAATTCAAAGCAGTGGGTCCTGGATAGATAATGGTATGAGTCATTGACTGCTGGTTTCAGGAGATTttccataaaagaaaaaaagttgtcctcaatgctaacaacaacaacatgctaaaAACAGCACTGCTATTTGCAAGTTCGGTGTTCTGTGATTGTCTGTCAGTCCATCCTGATGATTTGAATATGGAATATTGCTGTACTTTAGAATGTGTTTATAACAAACACAACAGTAGTAATGCATGAGAGTCAGGATCGTATCACACACATTTAAGAGAATACTAGATGAGGTCTGGATGCCTACTCACCTCATCTTACACACTTTTCTCCTTTCAATAGCTAATATAATAATGTGTGTCTAACTTACCACATAGTTGAGGGATTACTTTTGATATCTGTTTTTGGCTCTTCACTCACTAACTTCTGTTCTTCATTTCAGAGGACCTACCTTCTCCAAAGAAGCTCCAGAAACTCCAGGTGCCCATAATAGACATCCAGACCTGTAGAAGACTTTACAATATTGATATGGGCCAGAGCCTGCCCCGGAAACAAATCCAAAATGACATGATGTGTGCTGGATATGCGGAGGGCATGAAAGATACATGCAAGGTGAGGGACTGCTGTCAACAAGGTTTATTATCTCGCATCCTGATACCAAATTACAGTTGTAATTTGTAGCTGTTCTCTTGCAATCTGCTTAGATAAATATACAATATTTCAAAAAACAAAGACAGCCCTACATGCAATACATGTACCCCCCCCTGTGCCCCCACAATATCCCTAATTAATTAAGTTACAATTAGAATTAAAATTAGTCAGACTCACTGGGAATCTgggctgctgtaagttttttgggctgtatggccatgttccagaagcatcctctcctgacgtttcacctgtatctatggcaggcattcttggaagttgtgaggtttgttggaaactaggaaaatggggtttattggcaggagagaatgcttctggaacatggccatacagcctaaaaaacttacagcaacccagtgattcaggccatgaaagccctcgacaattAACTGGGAATTGTAACTATCAAAGTAATTTTtttaacctatatatatatattcccaaaaGCCAAGCTTGATTTGTCACTATATTTAAGAGAACAGTTTCACTATACCATtgctattatatataatgggacttcagcatccatagAGTTTGGAATCCACCAGGGGTAATACCAGGGGCCCACTGACTAAAAGAATATGTAACAATATTATTTCTCAAAATATGCATttctaaaatacatttttttctcaaaacACAGATTTAATGCATTTCCTTTCttgagaaaatatattttgataaTATTAGACCAGATTAGACCAGCAAACATAATTCCTCAAGACTGTCTTTCAAATCATTTTATAGTACAAGACATTTGGATCACTGTGAGGTTAGGAGACTATTCTCATTATGCTGACTGTTTCATATTTTTCCCCATTTAACTTTATATTTTCTAGGGTGATTCTGGAGGCCCACTCATGTGTAAGATCAACCGGGAATGGCTCCTGGCTGGTATTGTGAGCTGGGGAGAAGGCTGTGCCGAGAGGAACCGTCCTGGTGTGTACATTCGCTTGACTTCATACCAGGACTGGATTGGAAGGATTATTCCTGATCTTCAGTTTGTTGGTGCTAGGAAGTCTAACAACAAAATCAAGAACCAAGGCACCAGTGGATTTGATGGAAGGGAGCCAAGCTTCTTTCTCATAGCTCTGCTTAGTATGTTGGTGTGGACTCTCAATAATGTCTTGGCACTGGCATAGAATTTGTGGAATGAACTCATCACAGGTGGACAGTGTTATGAAATTATGCCTCTTTTCATCCTCCCATCTCTCAGTAACTCCTAATTTTGTCATAATTGCTGTCCTCCTTAACATCATGAGCACAAAGAGAAGCATCCCAAATTGGAAATATTCAATGGTTTAGTGCTAACCGGTCAACGCAGATTTCGGTACAATACTCTTTTTTGCCAGTTAACTAAATACCTGTTTGTCCCCATTGCACCATGCATTACTGTTTTCTGTAATGTTCCCCTTGTTGTTTCTGTAACTTTCCCCTTGTTGTTTCTATTGACAACTGGGACTTCAGGTTCCACTTGTATGTtc containing:
- the LOC132777998 gene encoding serine protease 27-like, yielding MACQWGATKSGLTVALLLVLITLMGRGIAMKQYYNPCDDEEIPNRGSHLSRTRQVCGRPATLNRNVGGEDSVEGEWPWQASVRKMGKHICGGALITHEWVVTAAHCFQPDDDPYRYTVVLGANNLENSRPHKQSIGVGNIIRNPRYAGEATSGDIALVRLAHPVRFTNYIIPICVPTANVEFPPGMKCWVTGWGDISEGQDLPSPKKLQKLQVPIIDIQTCRRLYNIDMGQSLPRKQIQNDMMCAGYAEGMKDTCKGDSGGPLMCKINREWLLAGIVSWGEGCAERNRPGVYIRLTSYQDWIGRIIPDLQFVGARKSNNKIKNQGTSGFDGREPSFFLIALLSMLVWTLNNVLALA